In the bacterium genome, one interval contains:
- a CDS encoding ABC transporter ATP-binding protein: MAETQPRLELKGVSKFFGGLHAVEDVSLRLGPGERRGILGPNGAGKTTLFHLITGVLPLTHGEVRLFGRNVSNWSTHKRVALGMSRTFQITSLFPRLTVLDNVLLAVQGLRKMKMSMLKPLTRYKENYGKAEKLLTDAHFWESRDIEVRNLSHGEQRQLEIILALASDPKVLLVDEPSAGLATGESHEMAEFLKRLDPDISILIIEHDLDVIFEVATDISVLHYGKLLTEGPCDQIRNDPQVQEIYLGKG, from the coding sequence TTGGCCGAAACACAGCCGCGGCTTGAACTAAAGGGGGTATCGAAATTTTTCGGCGGCCTGCACGCCGTCGAGGATGTCAGCCTGCGCCTCGGCCCCGGTGAGCGCAGGGGCATCCTCGGGCCCAACGGCGCCGGGAAGACCACCCTGTTCCATCTCATCACGGGCGTCCTCCCGCTCACGCACGGCGAGGTCCGGCTCTTCGGCCGCAACGTCTCGAATTGGTCCACCCATAAGCGCGTGGCGCTGGGGATGTCGCGCACGTTTCAGATCACGAGCCTCTTCCCCCGCCTGACCGTCCTGGACAACGTGCTCCTCGCGGTGCAGGGACTCCGCAAGATGAAGATGTCCATGCTGAAGCCGCTCACCCGCTACAAGGAAAATTACGGCAAGGCGGAAAAGCTTCTGACGGACGCCCATTTCTGGGAATCGCGCGACATCGAGGTGCGGAACCTCTCACACGGCGAGCAGCGCCAGCTCGAGATCATTCTCGCGCTGGCCAGCGACCCGAAGGTGCTCCTTGTCGATGAGCCCTCCGCCGGGCTGGCGACGGGCGAATCCCACGAGATGGCCGAATTTCTCAAGAGACTCGACCCGGACATCTCCATCCTGATTATCGAGCACGACCTCGACGTGATCTTCGAGGTGGCCACCGATATTTCCGTTCTGCACTACGGAAAACTTCTGACGGAAGGCCCCTGCGATCAGATTCGCAACGACCCACAGGTACAGGAAATCTATCTCGGAAAGGGCTAA